In Monodelphis domestica isolate mMonDom1 chromosome 3, mMonDom1.pri, whole genome shotgun sequence, the following proteins share a genomic window:
- the DNAJC7 gene encoding LOW QUALITY PROTEIN: dnaJ homolog subfamily C member 7 (The sequence of the model RefSeq protein was modified relative to this genomic sequence to represent the inferred CDS: deleted 4 bases in 4 codons; substituted 5 bases at 5 genomic stop codons) codes for MEAESFKEQGNAYYAKKDYNEVYNFDKKVIDMCSKNTIYYGNQAATLMMLGRFWEALGDAQXSMRLDDSFVRGHLXEIKCHLSLGKAMAACHCFQKALELDYRNTQAKQEFKNANAVLENKKIAEMDFNKXDFWKVIFCMNRALEFAPSCHRFKILKAECLALLGHYPEAQSVASDISQMDSTNGDALYMXNLCLYYEDCIEKAVQYFVQALRMVPDHEKANCLACRNAKALKLKKEDGNKAFKGGNYKIAYQLYTEALGINPNNLKTNAKLYCNQGAMNAKLRKLDDVIEDCKNTVKLDDTYIKAYLRRAQSYMDTKQFKEAVQDYEKVYQTEKTKEYKQLLKNAQLELKSKRKDXYKILGVDKNASEDEIKKAYRKRALMHYPDQHSGASAEVQKEEMKKVKEVGEAFTILSDSKKKTHYDSGKDLDEEGMNMGDFDANNILKAFFGGPEGFSFEESSSRNLFFQFPGEIKPTNSEPRECRCAHFNFEYTHN; via the exons ATGGAAGCAGAATCTTTCAAGGAACAAGGAAATGCATACTATGCCAAGAAAGATTACAATGAAGTATATAACTTTGACAAAAAAGTCATAGACATGTGCTCTAAAAATACTATCTATTACGGTAACCAAGCTGCCACATTGATGATGCTGGGGAGGTTCTGGGAAGCACTGGGAGATGCCCAGTAGTCAATGAGGCTGGATGACTCTTTTGTCCGGGGTCATCTATGAGAAATCAAATGTCACCTTTCTTTGGGGAAGGCTATGGCTGCCTGTCACTGCTTCCAAAAGGCTCTAGAACTGGATTACAGAAATACTCAGGCAAAACAGGAGTTCAAGAATGCCAATGCTGTcctagaaaataagaaaattgctgaaatggattttaataaataagacttttGGAAGGTTATCTTTTGCATGAACAGGGCCCTGGAATTTGCTCCTTCTTGCCATCGATTCAAAATCCTCAAAGCAGAGTGTTTAGCATTGTTGGGTCACTATCCAGAAGCACAATCTGTAGCCAGTGACATTTCACAGATGGATTCCACCAATGGAGATGCACTGTACATGTGAAACTTGTGCCTTTATTATGAAGACTGTATTGAA AAAGCAGTTCAGTATTTTGTACAGGCCCTCAGGATGGTCCCAGACCATGAGAAGGCA AATTGTCTTGCCTGCAGAAATGCCAAAgcactcaaatta aaaaaagaagatggcaaCAAAGCATTTAAAGGAGGGAATTACAAAATAGCATATCAACTGTACACAGAAGCCCTGGGGATCAATcctaataatttaaaaacaaatgccaAACTCTACTGTAATCAAGGGGCAATGAATGCCAAGCTTAGGAAATTAGATGATGTAATAGAAGACTGTAAAAATACTGTAAAGTTGGATGACACATACATCAAGGCTTACCTGAGAAGAGCACAAAGTTACATGGATACAAAACAATTCAAGGAAGCAGTTCAGGACTATGAAAAAGTTTACCagacagagaaaacaaaagaatataaGCAACTCTTGAAAAATGCTCAGCTGGAGCTAAAGAGCAAGAGGAAAGATTAGTACAAAATTCTAGGGGTGGACAAGAATGCCTccgaggatgaaataaaa aaagcctATAGGAAGAGGGCATTAATGCATTATCCAGATCAACACAGTGGAGCCAGTGCTGAAGTCcaaaaggaggaaatgaagaaggTCAAAGAAGTTGGTGAAGCCTTCACTATCCTCTCTGACTCTAAGAAAAAGACTCACTATGACAGTGGGAAAGACTTGGATGAGGAGGGCATGAACATGGGGGATTTTGATGCCAACAACATCTTAAAGGCATTCTTTGGTGGTCCAGAGGGTTTCAGCTTTGAAGAATCAAGttcaaggaatttatttttccagtttccaGGGGAAATAAAACCAACCAACTCAGAACCCAGAGAATGCAGATGTGCTCATTTTAATTTTGAATACACACATAATTAG